In Microbacterium laevaniformans, a single window of DNA contains:
- a CDS encoding quinone-dependent dihydroorotate dehydrogenase — MYAFIFRTVFAHMDPERAHHLVIPVIRAFGIWPLRPIMRALTAPDPSLRTRALGLDFDSPFGVAAGFDKNAVMSEGLYALGFGHVEVGTVTAVPQEGNPRPRLFRLIADRGLINRMGFNNAGAAAAAQRLGRSRRRPRRAVLGANIGKSRVVDVEHATADYVTSTKLVAPVADYLVVNVSSPNTPGLRGLQAVETLRPLLEAVRDAAGTTPLLVKIAPDLPDDEVEAVARLAVDLGLAGLVATNTTISREGLTADASAVAAMGAGGLSGAPLRGRALDVLRVVRAVVPDEFCVIAAGGVESAADVQERLDAGATLVQGYTGFIYRGPLWARQINRGLVAARRTR, encoded by the coding sequence GTTCGGGATCTGGCCGCTGCGTCCGATCATGCGCGCGCTGACGGCACCCGACCCGTCGCTGCGCACGCGTGCACTGGGGCTCGACTTCGATTCACCGTTCGGCGTCGCCGCCGGCTTCGACAAGAACGCCGTCATGAGCGAGGGGCTGTACGCGCTCGGCTTCGGTCATGTCGAAGTGGGCACCGTGACGGCAGTGCCGCAGGAGGGGAACCCGCGTCCGCGGCTGTTCCGCCTCATCGCCGACCGGGGCCTCATCAACCGGATGGGCTTCAACAACGCCGGTGCCGCCGCCGCCGCCCAAAGGCTCGGCCGCTCGCGACGTCGACCCCGCCGCGCCGTGCTCGGGGCGAACATCGGCAAGAGTCGCGTCGTCGATGTCGAGCACGCGACCGCCGACTACGTCACCAGCACGAAGCTGGTCGCCCCCGTCGCGGACTACCTCGTCGTCAACGTCTCCTCACCCAACACCCCCGGTCTGCGTGGGCTGCAGGCCGTGGAGACGTTGCGCCCTCTGCTGGAGGCGGTTCGGGATGCCGCGGGCACCACGCCGCTGCTCGTGAAGATCGCTCCCGACCTTCCCGACGACGAGGTCGAAGCGGTGGCGCGTCTGGCGGTCGACCTCGGCCTGGCCGGGCTCGTCGCGACCAATACGACGATTTCACGCGAAGGCCTCACGGCGGACGCCTCCGCTGTTGCGGCGATGGGTGCGGGCGGCCTCTCCGGGGCCCCGCTGCGCGGTCGGGCGCTGGACGTGCTGAGGGTCGTCCGCGCGGTCGTGCCCGACGAGTTCTGCGTCATCGCCGCCGGGGGCGTCGAGAGTGCGGCCGACGTCCAGGAGCGGCTGGATGCCGGGGCCACCCTCGTACAGGGATACACCGGCTTCATCTACCGCGGGCCCCTCTGGGCGCGTCAGATCAACCGAGGGCTGGTGGCGGCGCGCCGGACCCGCTGA
- a CDS encoding DUF3043 domain-containing protein, with the protein MAKNPAAPDADATVPTGPGKHRPTPSRAEQEAARKRPLVADTKEARARAKAELASQRERARIGMANGEEKYLPVRDRGPQRRFVRDLVDGGWHPGELLMPLMLIVILLSLVPNTAIVYYGFAALWLYILVVVVDMIITSARVKKLAREKFADRTEKGLGWYGAMRTIQMRFMRLPKPQVKRGGRPV; encoded by the coding sequence GTGGCCAAGAACCCCGCCGCTCCCGACGCCGACGCCACCGTCCCGACCGGACCCGGCAAGCACCGTCCGACGCCGTCGCGAGCCGAGCAGGAGGCCGCCCGCAAGCGTCCTCTCGTCGCCGACACGAAGGAGGCGCGGGCCCGCGCGAAGGCCGAGCTGGCCTCGCAGCGCGAGCGTGCCCGCATCGGCATGGCGAACGGCGAGGAGAAGTACCTGCCGGTTCGCGACCGCGGCCCGCAGCGCCGATTCGTCCGCGACCTCGTCGACGGCGGATGGCACCCGGGCGAGCTGCTCATGCCGCTCATGCTGATCGTGATCCTGCTCAGCCTCGTTCCGAACACCGCCATCGTCTACTACGGGTTCGCCGCGCTCTGGCTGTACATCCTCGTGGTCGTCGTCGACATGATCATCACGAGCGCGCGGGTCAAGAAGCTCGCGCGCGAGAAGTTCGCCGACCGCACCGAGAAGGGCCTCGGCTGGTACGGCGCCATGCGCACCATTCAGATGCGCTTCATGCGCCTGCCCAAACCGCAGGTCAAGCGCGGCGGCCGACCCGTCTGA
- a CDS encoding dipeptidase has translation MSSELSRRTAVRDAAEAAVPAALADLGRLVRIPSVAFPGFDRAEVARSADAVAELLEQLGIFERVEVKTAIVPETGAEGMPAVLATRAARNGRPTILLYAHHDVQPVGDESLWETPPFEPTVRGGRLYGRGAADDKAGIMAHIGALRALVDACGGDVDLGVNLFIEGEEEAGSASFAQFLRDNADALRADVIVVADSGNWDATTPALTVSLRGNARFTMTVRTLEHASHSGMFGGAVPDAMLATVKLLATMWDDDGAVCVAGLTERAAATPDYSEETLRDEAGLPEGVSPIGRGSILSRIWNKPSITVTGIDAPSVKNASNTLSPEVSVVISMRVAPGQPAREAYAALEAHLRAHAPFGAELTFRDVDCGDAFLVDTTGAAVTSARDALREGYGVEPVDIGVGGSIPFIADLVREFPGAQILVTGVEDPHARAHSPNESLHLDTFRRALVSEALLLEELDRG, from the coding sequence ATGAGCTCGGAGCTGTCCCGTCGTACCGCCGTCCGCGATGCCGCCGAGGCGGCCGTCCCCGCCGCCCTCGCCGATCTGGGGCGACTCGTGCGCATTCCGTCGGTGGCGTTCCCCGGTTTCGATCGGGCCGAGGTCGCACGCAGCGCCGATGCGGTGGCTGAACTTCTCGAGCAGCTCGGCATCTTCGAGCGCGTCGAGGTGAAGACCGCGATCGTTCCCGAGACGGGAGCGGAGGGGATGCCCGCGGTCCTCGCGACGCGTGCAGCGCGCAACGGGCGTCCGACGATTCTGCTGTACGCGCACCACGACGTTCAGCCCGTCGGCGACGAGTCGCTCTGGGAGACGCCGCCCTTCGAGCCGACGGTACGCGGTGGACGCCTCTACGGACGCGGAGCCGCCGACGACAAGGCCGGGATCATGGCGCACATCGGCGCCCTCCGCGCTCTCGTCGACGCGTGCGGCGGCGACGTCGATCTCGGTGTGAACCTCTTCATCGAGGGTGAAGAGGAAGCCGGTTCGGCATCCTTCGCGCAGTTCCTCCGCGACAACGCCGACGCGCTGCGCGCGGACGTCATCGTCGTCGCCGATTCCGGCAACTGGGATGCGACGACTCCGGCCCTCACGGTATCGCTGCGCGGCAACGCACGCTTCACGATGACCGTGCGCACACTGGAGCACGCCTCCCACTCCGGCATGTTCGGCGGTGCGGTGCCCGATGCGATGCTGGCGACGGTGAAGCTGCTCGCCACGATGTGGGACGACGACGGTGCGGTCTGCGTCGCCGGGCTCACCGAGCGCGCGGCAGCGACTCCCGACTACTCCGAGGAGACCCTGCGCGATGAGGCCGGGCTTCCCGAGGGTGTGAGCCCGATCGGACGCGGCTCGATCCTCAGCCGCATCTGGAACAAGCCGTCGATCACCGTCACCGGCATCGATGCGCCGAGCGTGAAGAACGCGTCGAACACGCTCTCTCCCGAGGTCTCCGTCGTCATCAGCATGCGGGTGGCCCCCGGCCAGCCCGCCCGCGAGGCCTACGCCGCGCTCGAGGCCCACCTTCGCGCACACGCCCCGTTCGGCGCGGAGCTGACTTTCCGCGATGTCGACTGCGGCGATGCGTTCCTGGTCGACACCACCGGGGCCGCGGTGACGTCGGCGCGCGACGCGCTGCGGGAGGGATACGGCGTCGAACCGGTCGACATCGGCGTCGGAGGATCGATCCCGTTCATCGCGGACCTGGTGCGCGAGTTCCCGGGCGCGCAGATCCTGGTGACCGGCGTGGAGGATCCACATGCACGGGCCCACAGCCCGAACGAGTCGCTCCACCTGGACACGTTCCGCCGCGCACTCGTGTCCGAGGCTCTGCTGCTCGAGGAGCTCGATCGCGGGTGA
- the erpA gene encoding iron-sulfur cluster insertion protein ErpA, which produces MTDIATNTPVEATTAAHGVLLTDAAAEKVKNLLQQEGRDDLRLRVAVQPGGCSGLIYQLYFDERFLDGDQAVDFDGVEVIVDDMSVPYLDGATIDFKDTISEQGFTIDNPNAAGSCACGDSFH; this is translated from the coding sequence ATGACCGACATCGCCACCAACACCCCCGTCGAGGCCACCACGGCTGCACACGGCGTTCTCCTGACGGACGCCGCGGCCGAGAAGGTGAAGAACCTCCTTCAGCAGGAGGGTCGCGACGACCTGCGCCTCCGTGTCGCGGTGCAGCCCGGCGGGTGCTCGGGTCTGATCTACCAGCTGTATTTCGACGAGCGCTTCCTCGACGGCGATCAGGCCGTGGACTTCGACGGCGTCGAGGTCATCGTCGACGACATGTCGGTGCCGTACCTGGATGGCGCGACGATCGACTTCAAGGACACGATCTCTGAGCAGGGCTTCACGATCGACAACCCGAACGCCGCGGGCAGCTGCGCGTGCGGTGATAGCTTCCACTGA
- the ctaC gene encoding aa3-type cytochrome oxidase subunit II: MRVKRRLRLAVIPIGIASAITLAGCTPTELNGFLPGFTDDGTQATNHTEMVSGLWVNSWIVLLAVGVITWTLMAWAAIAYRRRRGQRGLPVQLRYNMPVEIFYTVVPLILVLGFFAFTARDQAVLETQYDNPDVCVTAIGKQWAWDFQYNDDQADCQAGDNAVWTMGVQAQTDAQGNITSDLPTLVLPVNEKVKIKLTSRDVIHSFWIVDFLYKKDMYIGKDNYWSFIPTRVGEYDGKCAELCGQYHSMMLFKVKVVEPAEYQQYLAGLRAAGQTGDINKAYDRLQNFPGTGAPVESEGQH, translated from the coding sequence GTGCGCGTCAAACGCCGACTCCGGCTCGCCGTCATCCCGATCGGGATCGCCTCGGCGATCACCCTCGCGGGATGCACTCCCACCGAGCTGAACGGCTTCCTGCCGGGCTTCACCGACGACGGCACGCAGGCCACGAACCACACCGAGATGGTGTCGGGTCTGTGGGTCAACTCCTGGATCGTCCTGCTCGCCGTCGGTGTCATCACGTGGACGCTCATGGCCTGGGCGGCCATCGCTTACCGTCGTCGTCGCGGCCAGCGCGGCCTGCCGGTGCAGCTTCGTTACAACATGCCGGTCGAGATCTTCTACACGGTTGTCCCGTTGATCCTGGTGCTCGGCTTCTTCGCCTTCACGGCGCGCGACCAGGCGGTGCTCGAGACCCAGTACGACAACCCCGACGTCTGCGTGACGGCGATCGGCAAGCAGTGGGCTTGGGACTTCCAGTACAACGACGACCAGGCAGACTGCCAGGCCGGCGACAACGCCGTCTGGACCATGGGCGTTCAGGCCCAGACCGACGCCCAGGGCAACATCACCAGCGATCTGCCGACCCTGGTCCTGCCGGTCAACGAGAAGGTCAAGATCAAGCTGACCTCCCGCGATGTCATCCACTCCTTCTGGATCGTCGACTTCCTCTACAAGAAGGACATGTACATCGGGAAGGACAACTACTGGTCGTTCATCCCGACACGCGTAGGTGAATACGACGGCAAGTGCGCCGAGCTCTGCGGCCAGTACCACTCGATGATGCTCTTCAAGGTCAAGGTCGTCGAGCCGGCCGAGTACCAGCAGTACCTCGCAGGCCTGCGCGCCGCCGGTCAGACCGGCGACATCAACAAGGCCTACGACCGACTGCAGAACTTCCCGGGCACGGGAGCCCCCGTCGAATCTGAGGGACAACACTGA
- the ctaD gene encoding aa3-type cytochrome oxidase subunit I yields the protein MATTLPLQGETSARPTTLPPRQAALMSSTRVGQKGNIIVKWITSTDHKTIGYMYLIASVIFFLLGGVMALIIRAELFEPGMQILPTKEQYNQLFTMHGTIMLLMFATPLFAGFANAILPLQIGAPDVAFPRLNAFALWLFIFGSVIAVAGFLTPQGAAAFGWFAYQPLAGASFSPGAGGNLWMLGLGMSGFGTILGAVNFITTIITMRAPGMTMWRLPIFSWNTLVTSILILMAFPVLAAAILAAAADRVLGAHIYDPANGGVLLWQHLFWFFGHPEVYIIALPFFGIVSEIFPVFSRKPIFGYKTLVYATIAIAALSVSVWAHHMYVTGSVLLPFFALMTMLIAVPTGVKIFNWIGTLWRGSVTFETPMVFSLGFLVSFVFGGLTGVILASPPLDFHLSDSYFVVAHFHYVVFGTVVFAMFAGFYFWWPKWTGRMLNERLGMVHFWMLFIGFHMTFLIQHWLGVDGMVRRYADYSAADGWTWQNQVSTIGAMILGASMIPFFLNVWITSRKAPRVTVNDPWGYGGSLEWATSCPPPRHNFTSIPRIRSERPAFDLNHPEAALPVGVGPAKDAPDAPVMDTAEGKVK from the coding sequence ATGGCGACCACGCTTCCTCTCCAGGGCGAGACTTCCGCACGCCCGACCACGCTGCCCCCGCGTCAGGCGGCTCTGATGAGCTCGACGCGCGTGGGACAGAAGGGCAACATCATCGTCAAGTGGATCACCTCCACGGACCACAAGACGATCGGGTACATGTACCTCATCGCGTCGGTGATCTTCTTCCTGCTCGGCGGCGTGATGGCGCTGATCATCCGAGCCGAACTGTTCGAGCCGGGAATGCAGATCCTTCCGACGAAGGAGCAGTACAACCAGCTGTTCACGATGCACGGCACGATCATGCTGCTCATGTTCGCGACGCCGCTGTTCGCCGGATTCGCTAACGCGATCCTGCCGTTGCAGATCGGCGCGCCGGACGTGGCGTTCCCGCGTCTGAACGCGTTCGCGCTGTGGCTGTTCATCTTCGGATCGGTGATCGCCGTCGCCGGCTTCTTGACTCCTCAGGGTGCGGCCGCGTTCGGATGGTTCGCCTATCAGCCCTTGGCGGGAGCGTCGTTCTCGCCGGGCGCCGGTGGCAATCTTTGGATGCTCGGACTCGGTATGTCCGGTTTCGGCACCATCCTCGGTGCGGTGAACTTCATCACCACGATCATCACGATGCGCGCGCCCGGCATGACGATGTGGCGCCTGCCGATCTTCTCGTGGAACACGCTCGTCACGAGCATCCTGATCCTGATGGCGTTCCCCGTGCTGGCCGCAGCCATCCTGGCGGCGGCAGCCGACCGCGTTCTCGGCGCCCACATCTACGACCCGGCCAACGGCGGCGTGCTGCTGTGGCAGCACCTCTTCTGGTTCTTCGGTCACCCCGAGGTCTACATCATCGCGCTGCCGTTCTTCGGCATCGTTTCCGAGATCTTCCCGGTGTTCAGCCGCAAGCCGATCTTCGGCTACAAGACGCTTGTCTACGCGACCATCGCCATCGCGGCGCTGTCGGTCTCGGTGTGGGCTCACCACATGTACGTGACCGGATCGGTGCTGTTGCCGTTCTTCGCTCTCATGACGATGCTGATCGCGGTGCCGACGGGCGTGAAGATCTTCAACTGGATCGGTACCCTGTGGCGTGGGTCGGTGACGTTCGAGACTCCGATGGTGTTCTCGCTCGGCTTCCTGGTCTCGTTCGTCTTCGGTGGTCTGACCGGTGTGATCCTCGCGTCGCCGCCGCTGGACTTCCACCTCTCCGACTCGTACTTCGTCGTCGCTCACTTCCACTATGTGGTGTTCGGCACGGTCGTGTTCGCGATGTTCGCCGGGTTCTATTTCTGGTGGCCCAAGTGGACGGGGCGCATGCTGAACGAGCGACTCGGCATGGTCCATTTCTGGATGCTGTTCATCGGTTTCCACATGACCTTCCTCATCCAGCACTGGCTGGGCGTCGACGGCATGGTGCGCCGCTACGCCGACTACTCGGCAGCGGACGGCTGGACCTGGCAGAACCAGGTGTCCACGATCGGAGCGATGATCCTGGGTGCCTCGATGATCCCGTTCTTCCTGAACGTCTGGATCACCTCGCGCAAGGCACCACGCGTCACGGTCAACGACCCCTGGGGCTACGGCGGATCGCTCGAGTGGGCCACCAGCTGCCCGCCCCCGCGTCACAACTTCACTTCGATTCCGCGCATTCGCAGTGAGCGCCCTGCCTTCGACCTCAACCACCCCGAAGCAGCGCTCCCGGTCGGTGTCGGTCCGGCGAAGGACGCTCCCGATGCTCCCGTCATGGACACGGCCGAGGGGAAGGTCAAGTAA
- a CDS encoding cytochrome c oxidase subunit 4, translating into MKTNVNLWWILSGFFFLCFALYTGWNIIEHSDRQWFHAIEWVGSVALLFTVFMAAMIGFYVDRVHRAQGGELPEDSLTADIDDGDPEMGEFSPWSWWPLVLAFSAALGILGLAVGTFLLPIGLGVFVVAIVGWVFEYYRGYFAR; encoded by the coding sequence GTGAAGACCAACGTCAACCTCTGGTGGATCCTCTCCGGGTTCTTCTTCCTCTGCTTCGCCCTGTACACGGGGTGGAACATCATCGAGCACTCCGACCGGCAGTGGTTCCACGCGATCGAGTGGGTCGGCAGCGTCGCGCTGCTGTTCACGGTGTTCATGGCCGCGATGATCGGCTTCTACGTCGACCGCGTGCACCGCGCCCAGGGCGGCGAGCTGCCCGAGGACTCGCTGACGGCCGACATCGATGACGGCGACCCCGAGATGGGTGAGTTCAGCCCGTGGTCGTGGTGGCCGCTGGTGCTCGCGTTCTCTGCGGCGCTCGGCATCCTGGGTCTCGCGGTCGGGACCTTCCTGCTGCCGATCGGCCTCGGCGTGTTCGTCGTCGCCATCGTCGGGTGGGTCTTCGAGTACTATCGCGGGTACTTCGCACGCTGA
- a CDS encoding PP2C family protein-serine/threonine phosphatase — MAHSIRAGVSSDVGPFRDVNQDAAFIASWGAGVADGVGGGPAGDLASAALVHRLVAGGWRAGDAAELTTRLRVANWDLGAHVRRDPSLAGMATTFTGIWFGDGGTVLLAHAGDSRGYLLRSGRLLRQTRDDSFVQVLVDQGLVTESDAMTHPRRNIITASLRGEPSDTVSVTAHTPVAGDRWLLCSDGVSDYLPDDAIGEILRDVDGQQDAAEIIVAAALQAGSRDNVTAVVADVAAGVPSCLRGSGHRALQRRRATDRRLKPRCHAVAQAE; from the coding sequence ATGGCTCATTCGATTCGGGCCGGCGTCTCCAGCGACGTCGGCCCGTTTCGCGATGTCAATCAGGATGCGGCGTTCATCGCGTCGTGGGGCGCGGGCGTGGCGGACGGTGTCGGCGGCGGCCCCGCCGGCGATCTCGCATCGGCGGCTCTCGTCCATCGGCTGGTCGCAGGAGGCTGGCGAGCGGGCGATGCCGCAGAGCTGACCACTCGGCTGCGGGTGGCCAACTGGGATCTGGGCGCGCATGTGCGGCGGGATCCCTCGCTGGCGGGTATGGCGACCACGTTCACGGGGATCTGGTTCGGTGATGGCGGGACCGTGCTCCTTGCGCACGCGGGAGACTCTCGAGGCTATCTTCTTCGTTCGGGACGACTGCTGCGTCAGACCCGTGACGACTCGTTCGTCCAGGTGCTCGTCGATCAGGGGCTGGTGACGGAATCCGACGCGATGACGCATCCGCGCCGCAACATCATCACCGCCTCGCTTCGCGGCGAGCCGTCCGATACGGTCAGCGTGACCGCGCACACGCCGGTGGCCGGGGATCGCTGGCTGCTGTGCAGCGACGGTGTCAGCGACTACTTGCCGGACGACGCGATCGGTGAGATCCTGCGAGACGTCGACGGGCAACAGGATGCCGCGGAGATCATCGTCGCGGCGGCCCTGCAGGCCGGCTCACGCGACAATGTGACCGCCGTCGTTGCAGACGTCGCCGCGGGGGTTCCGTCGTGTCTTCGCGGGAGCGGCCACCGAGCGCTTCAGCGAAGACGCGCAACCGATCGCCGGCTGAAGCCCCGGTGTCACGCTGTCGCGCAGGCGGAGTGA
- a CDS encoding rhodanese-like domain-containing protein, whose amino-acid sequence MTDALSYFTGKLAHETDASDVYAAQRDGETFVLVDVRGADAWAQGHPVGAIHMPYREIAQRAAKEIPLTTPVVVYCWSPGCNAGAKGAVEFARLGYAVKEMIGGYEYWVREGLPTENAQGALPRVFDPQVMYVRP is encoded by the coding sequence ATGACTGACGCCCTCTCCTACTTCACCGGCAAACTCGCACACGAGACCGACGCCTCGGACGTCTACGCGGCTCAGCGCGACGGAGAAACCTTCGTACTCGTCGACGTGCGCGGCGCCGACGCCTGGGCCCAGGGCCACCCCGTCGGAGCGATCCACATGCCCTACCGCGAGATCGCTCAGCGTGCGGCGAAGGAGATCCCCCTGACGACGCCGGTGGTCGTGTACTGCTGGAGCCCCGGCTGCAATGCCGGCGCAAAAGGCGCCGTGGAGTTCGCCCGACTCGGCTACGCCGTGAAGGAGATGATCGGCGGATACGAGTACTGGGTGCGCGAGGGACTGCCCACCGAGAACGCTCAGGGCGCGCTCCCCCGCGTGTTCGACCCGCAGGTCATGTATGTGCGCCCGTGA
- the qcrB gene encoding cytochrome bc1 complex cytochrome b subunit, translating to MSTATVTETGPDTTPQTSRDEKPLGGRFVAGAANYLDERTSISGLVKELGRKIFPDHWSFMLGEIALWSFVVVLLSGTFLTFFFQASMVETHYDGAFVPLRGVEMSAALDSALRLSFDIRGGLLVRQIHHWAALVFVAGIGVHMLRVFFTGAFRKPRELNWVIGFILFILAMAEGFTGYSLPDDLLSGNGLRIIDGMVKGIPVIGTWTSFLLFGGEFPGTQIVGRLYTLHILLLPAILVALLAVHLMLMIVNKHTQFAGPGRTNSNVVGFPMVPVYMSKMGGFFFITFGVIVLIASLFTINPIWNYGPYDPSPVSAGTQPDWYIGFADGALRLVPPHLEFVLWDRTWSFNILIPLTALGLFIVIVMLYPFIEAWITGDKREHHIAQRPRNAATRTAIGAAGVTFYAVLWAAASSDIIATHFWLTMEGVIHTLQALLFVGPVLAYFITKRLSIALQKKDREIALHGYESGRIVRLPGGEYIEVHQPVDQYEIVKLVDFETNQPLVVRPNDQGRIPWHENFRASLSRWFFEDRLAPVTQAELEEARAHQHHTLDHIAAEEDAEIQGMHERAGVGDAPHHPIDDGRQSETAVRPSNVIVPDGDTKDAKDKD from the coding sequence TTGAGCACCGCGACTGTCACCGAGACAGGCCCTGACACCACGCCTCAGACCTCCCGCGACGAGAAGCCGCTGGGCGGCCGCTTCGTCGCCGGCGCGGCGAACTACCTCGACGAGCGCACCAGCATCTCCGGCCTGGTCAAGGAGCTCGGTCGCAAGATCTTCCCGGACCACTGGTCCTTCATGCTCGGCGAGATCGCGCTGTGGAGTTTCGTCGTCGTCCTGCTGTCGGGAACGTTCCTGACGTTCTTCTTCCAGGCATCCATGGTCGAAACGCACTACGACGGGGCGTTCGTCCCGCTGCGCGGCGTCGAGATGTCTGCCGCTCTCGACTCGGCGCTGCGCCTGTCGTTCGACATCCGCGGCGGCCTGCTGGTGCGTCAGATCCACCACTGGGCGGCTCTCGTGTTCGTTGCCGGCATCGGCGTGCACATGCTCCGCGTGTTCTTCACGGGTGCGTTCCGCAAGCCGCGCGAGCTCAACTGGGTGATCGGCTTCATCCTCTTCATCCTCGCCATGGCCGAAGGCTTCACCGGCTACTCGCTGCCGGACGACCTGCTCTCGGGCAACGGCCTGCGCATCATCGACGGCATGGTCAAGGGCATTCCGGTCATCGGCACCTGGACCTCCTTCCTGTTGTTCGGTGGTGAGTTCCCGGGCACTCAGATCGTCGGGCGCCTCTACACGCTGCACATCCTGCTGCTGCCGGCCATCCTGGTGGCGCTGCTCGCCGTGCACCTCATGCTCATGATCGTGAACAAGCACACCCAGTTCGCCGGTCCTGGCCGCACGAACAGCAATGTCGTGGGCTTCCCCATGGTCCCGGTCTACATGTCGAAGATGGGCGGCTTCTTCTTCATCACGTTCGGCGTGATCGTCCTGATCGCCTCCCTGTTCACGATCAACCCGATCTGGAACTACGGTCCGTACGACCCGTCGCCGGTCTCGGCCGGCACGCAGCCCGACTGGTACATCGGGTTCGCCGACGGCGCGCTGCGTCTCGTGCCGCCGCACCTCGAGTTCGTCCTGTGGGACCGCACCTGGTCGTTCAACATCCTCATCCCTCTGACGGCTCTGGGCCTGTTCATCGTGATCGTGATGCTGTACCCGTTCATCGAGGCCTGGATCACGGGCGACAAGCGCGAGCACCACATCGCCCAGCGTCCGCGCAACGCCGCGACGCGCACCGCGATCGGTGCCGCCGGTGTGACGTTCTACGCGGTGCTGTGGGCCGCGGCATCCTCGGACATCATCGCCACCCACTTCTGGCTCACGATGGAAGGCGTCATCCACACGCTGCAGGCGCTGTTGTTCGTCGGGCCGGTGCTCGCGTACTTCATCACGAAGCGTCTGTCCATCGCGCTCCAGAAGAAGGACCGCGAGATCGCCCTGCACGGCTACGAGTCCGGCCGCATCGTCCGTCTTCCGGGCGGCGAGTACATCGAGGTCCATCAGCCGGTCGACCAGTACGAGATCGTCAAGCTCGTCGACTTCGAGACCAACCAGCCGCTCGTGGTGCGTCCGAACGATCAGGGTCGCATCCCCTGGCACGAGAACTTCCGCGCCTCGCTGTCGCGCTGGTTCTTCGAGGACCGGCTCGCTCCGGTCACTCAGGCGGAGCTCGAGGAAGCGCGTGCCCACCAGCATCACACGCTGGATCACATCGCCGCTGAGGAGGATGCCGAGATCCAGGGCATGCACGAGCGGGCGGGAGTCGGCGACGCGCCGCACCACCCGATCGACGATGGTCGCCAGAGCGAGACCGCCGTCCGCCCGTCGAATGTGATCGTCCCGGATGGCGACACGAAGGACGCGAAAGACAAGGACTGA
- the qcrA gene encoding cytochrome bc1 complex Rieske iron-sulfur subunit has translation MAHEEDALEHERASWKPSPGLAVAVPDPVQNPGLPPHRERITDKDPAAMQRAVRTVYTLFYLSLAGSIWAVAAYMLFPIESGQIVDIRHNNLFIGLGIALALLAIGIGAIHWSKAVMSDKEHIEPRHATRGRDVTREGAVAVFREANEESGFGRRTAIRGSLIAALVASVLPGITLFRGLAPESSPENPIAGDPVALLSHTMWKKGERLAHDPTGEPIRAADLTLGSAVHVIPQSLAELSHSDGYLEEKAKAIVLLMRMLPEQIVEAEDRKSWSYNGIVAYSKVCTHVGCPVALYEQQTHHLLCPCHQSQFDVTHGAAVIFGPAARPLPQLPITVDSEGYLIAQSDFTEPVGPSFWERH, from the coding sequence ATGGCACACGAGGAAGACGCACTCGAGCACGAGAGGGCTTCATGGAAGCCCTCCCCCGGGCTCGCTGTCGCCGTCCCCGACCCCGTGCAGAACCCGGGCCTCCCGCCCCACCGGGAGCGCATCACCGATAAGGACCCGGCGGCCATGCAGCGCGCCGTTCGCACGGTCTACACGCTGTTCTACCTCTCCCTCGCGGGCAGCATCTGGGCCGTCGCCGCCTACATGCTCTTCCCGATCGAGAGCGGTCAGATCGTCGACATCCGCCACAACAACCTGTTCATCGGGTTGGGCATCGCGCTCGCGCTCCTCGCAATCGGCATCGGTGCGATCCACTGGTCAAAGGCCGTGATGAGCGACAAGGAGCACATCGAGCCGCGTCACGCCACGCGCGGACGCGACGTGACGCGAGAGGGCGCCGTCGCCGTCTTCCGCGAGGCGAACGAGGAGTCCGGGTTCGGACGCCGCACCGCCATCCGCGGATCGCTGATCGCCGCTCTTGTCGCCTCGGTGCTTCCCGGCATCACCCTGTTCCGCGGTCTGGCTCCCGAGTCCAGCCCCGAGAACCCGATCGCCGGCGACCCGGTCGCCCTCCTCAGCCACACGATGTGGAAGAAGGGTGAGCGTCTCGCGCACGACCCCACCGGCGAGCCGATCCGTGCTGCCGACCTCACTCTGGGCTCCGCGGTGCACGTGATCCCCCAGTCTCTCGCCGAGCTCAGCCACAGCGATGGCTACCTCGAGGAGAAGGCGAAGGCGATCGTCCTGCTGATGAGGATGCTGCCCGAGCAGATCGTCGAAGCCGAAGACCGCAAGAGCTGGTCGTACAACGGCATCGTGGCGTACTCGAAGGTCTGCACGCACGTCGGCTGCCCGGTCGCGCTGTACGAGCAGCAGACCCACCACCTGCTCTGCCCCTGCCACCAGTCGCAGTTCGACGTGACCCACGGCGCCGCGGTGATCTTCGGACCGGCCGCTCGTCCGCTGCCGCAGCTGCCGATCACCGTTGACTCCGAGGGGTACCTGATCGCGCAGAGCGACTTCACCGAACCCGTCGGCCCGAGCTTCTGGGAGCGCCATTGA